Proteins found in one Streptococcus anginosus subsp. whileyi MAS624 genomic segment:
- the sufU gene encoding Fe-S cluster assembly sulfur transfer protein SufU encodes MALSKLNSLYKAVVTDHSAHPHHQGRLDGVEQVNLNNPTCGDVISLSVQFDEPGMIEDIAFVNSGCSISTASASMMTDVVLGKTKEEALALAEIFSQMVQGKDDEQQKELGDAAFLAGVAKFPQRIKCSTLGWNALKKAIEEAGNSEKLSK; translated from the coding sequence ATGGCACTTTCTAAATTAAATAGTCTTTATAAAGCAGTTGTGACGGACCATTCAGCTCACCCTCATCATCAAGGTCGTTTGGATGGAGTGGAGCAAGTGAATCTCAACAATCCTACGTGCGGTGATGTCATCAGCCTGTCGGTTCAATTTGATGAGCCGGGCATGATTGAAGATATTGCGTTTGTGAATTCTGGTTGCAGTATTTCTACAGCTTCAGCCAGTATGATGACGGATGTAGTCCTAGGGAAGACAAAGGAAGAAGCGCTAGCTTTGGCAGAAATCTTCTCCCAAATGGTGCAAGGTAAGGACGATGAGCAGCAAAAGGAACTAGGAGACGCAGCTTTTTTAGCTGGTGTTGCTAAGTTCCCTCAACGCATCAAATGCTCAACCTTAGGTTGGAACGCTCTTAAAAAGGCGATTGAGGAAGCTGGAAATTCTGAAAAGTTGAGTAAATGA
- a CDS encoding cysteine desulfurase, whose product MSKLDVEVFRKDFSILDQIVNDEPLVYLDNAATTQKPTQVLEAIAAYYAKDNANVHRGVHTLAERATAAYEAARERVRSFIHAASTKEVLFTRGTTTGLNWVARYAESVLQPGDEVLISVMEHHSNTIPWQEACKKTGARLIYAYLKDGMLDLADFRSKLTEKTRFVALAHVSNVLGVVNPIKEIAELVHQANALLVVDGAQSVPHMNIDVQDLDVDFFAFSGHKMLGPTGIGVLYGKEELLERMSPVEFGGEMIDFVYEQEATWKELPWKFEAGTPNIAGAIGLAVAIDYLDKIGMETVHQYEQELIAYVFPKLQAVEGLTIYGSEDLTQRSGVISFNLAGLHPHDVATALDYEGVAVRAGHHCAQPLLSYLGVAATVRASFYLYNTKADCDKLVEALQKTKEFFDGTF is encoded by the coding sequence ATGTCTAAACTTGATGTAGAAGTCTTTCGGAAAGATTTTTCAATTTTGGATCAAATCGTCAATGATGAACCCTTGGTTTATTTGGACAATGCGGCTACAACCCAAAAGCCTACGCAGGTATTAGAGGCGATTGCAGCTTATTACGCAAAAGACAATGCCAATGTTCATCGTGGTGTTCACACACTAGCAGAACGGGCAACGGCAGCTTATGAAGCTGCGCGGGAACGAGTGCGTTCCTTTATCCATGCCGCTTCAACGAAAGAAGTTCTCTTTACGAGAGGAACGACAACGGGACTCAATTGGGTAGCGCGTTATGCCGAAAGTGTCTTGCAGCCAGGCGACGAAGTACTTATTTCCGTTATGGAGCACCATTCCAATACCATTCCTTGGCAGGAAGCCTGTAAGAAAACAGGTGCTAGATTGATTTATGCTTATCTGAAAGACGGTATGTTAGATCTCGCTGACTTTCGGTCGAAATTGACTGAAAAGACGCGATTTGTTGCTTTGGCGCATGTTTCTAATGTACTAGGTGTGGTGAATCCCATAAAAGAAATAGCAGAGTTAGTGCACCAGGCAAATGCTCTTTTAGTGGTGGACGGAGCTCAATCAGTTCCTCACATGAATATTGATGTACAAGACTTGGACGTTGATTTCTTTGCATTTTCAGGTCACAAGATGCTAGGTCCGACTGGTATCGGTGTTCTCTATGGCAAAGAAGAGCTACTTGAGCGAATGTCGCCTGTCGAATTTGGTGGGGAAATGATTGATTTTGTCTATGAACAAGAAGCGACATGGAAAGAACTACCTTGGAAGTTTGAAGCAGGCACACCCAATATAGCTGGTGCTATAGGTCTAGCTGTCGCCATTGACTATCTGGACAAGATTGGAATGGAAACAGTTCATCAGTATGAGCAGGAATTGATAGCTTACGTATTTCCAAAATTACAAGCTGTTGAGGGGCTTACCATTTATGGTTCGGAGGACTTGACTCAGCGGTCGGGTGTTATTTCTTTTAATCTAGCTGGGCTTCACCCTCATGATGTAGCAACAGCTCTGGACTATGAAGGCGTGGCTGTACGGGCTGGACATCACTGTGCTCAACCTTTGTTGAGTTACCTAGGAGTGGCAGCAACTGTTCGGGCTAGCTTTTATCTGTATAATACCAAAGCCGATTGCGATAAGCTCGTTGAAGCTTTACAGAAAACAAAGGAGTTTTTCGATGGCACTTTCTAA
- a CDS encoding undecaprenyl-diphosphate phosphatase, whose amino-acid sequence MFIIEILKSIIFGIVEGITEWLPISSTGHLILIQEFIKYKNQNAAFMEMFNVVIQLGAILAVVVIYFDKLNPFKPGKTAREVQKTWQLWAKVVVAAAPAAIIGLPLDSWFDAHFYNFISVACMLIIYGVAFILLEKRNKNVEPTITSLDRLPYKTALYIGLFQVLSLFPGTSRSGATIVGGLLNGTSRSVVTEFTFFLGIPVMFGASAWKILKFIIKGNTLGFGQFFLLLVAMGVAFGVSLYVIRFLTDYVKKHDFTIFGKYRIGLGVLLIVYGIFKAIF is encoded by the coding sequence ATGTTTATCATTGAAATTTTAAAATCCATCATCTTTGGGATTGTGGAAGGAATTACAGAGTGGTTGCCTATTTCTAGCACAGGTCACTTGATTTTGATACAGGAGTTTATCAAGTATAAAAATCAGAATGCTGCCTTTATGGAAATGTTTAATGTCGTTATCCAATTAGGAGCAATTTTAGCAGTTGTAGTGATTTATTTTGATAAATTAAATCCGTTTAAACCGGGAAAGACAGCGCGTGAAGTGCAGAAAACATGGCAATTATGGGCAAAAGTAGTGGTTGCGGCTGCACCTGCTGCTATTATTGGTTTGCCTTTAGATAGTTGGTTTGATGCTCATTTTTATAACTTCATTTCTGTTGCTTGTATGTTGATTATCTATGGTGTTGCTTTTATTTTACTGGAAAAACGTAATAAAAACGTAGAACCGACAATTACCAGCTTAGATCGATTGCCTTATAAAACTGCTCTCTACATTGGGTTATTTCAAGTATTGTCACTCTTTCCTGGTACCAGTCGCTCTGGAGCAACGATTGTAGGAGGGCTTTTAAATGGTACTAGTCGTTCCGTGGTGACAGAGTTCACCTTCTTCTTAGGGATTCCTGTTATGTTTGGTGCAAGTGCTTGGAAGATTTTGAAGTTTATCATCAAAGGAAATACACTTGGATTTGGGCAGTTCTTCTTGCTGCTTGTAGCAATGGGCGTTGCGTTCGGGGTCAGTCTCTATGTGATTCGTTTCTTGACGGATTATGTGAAAAAGCACGACTTTACGATCTTTGGGAAATATCGTATCGGACTCGGTGTTTTGCTTATCGTGTACGGAATCTTTAAAGCTATTTTTTAA
- a CDS encoding DEAD/DEAH box helicase, which produces MKFTEFKFKDYIQEALKDLNFVEATEVQEKLIPVVLAGRDLVGESKTGSGKTHTFLLPIFQKLDEGTDSVQVVITAPSRELARQIYQAARQIAAFSDKEIRVANYVGGTDKNRQIGKLSSSQPHIVIGTPGRIYDLVESGDLAIHKANTFVVDEADMTLDMGFLETVDKIASSLPKDLQFLVFSATIPQKLQPFLKKYLSNPVIEQIKTKTVISDTIENWLISTKGRDKNAQIYEITQLLQPYLAMIFVNTKTRADELHSYLTAQGLKVAKIHGDIAPRERKRIMNQVKNLDFEYIVATDLAARGIDIEGVSHVINDAIPQDLSFFVHRVGRTGRNGLSGTAITLYQPSDDSDIRELEKLGIHFIPKMIKNGEFQDTYDRDRRANREKTQEKLDTEMIGLVKKRKKKIKPGYKKKIQWAVNEKRRKTKRAKNRTRGRAERKAKRQSF; this is translated from the coding sequence ATGAAATTTACAGAATTTAAGTTTAAAGATTACATTCAAGAGGCACTCAAGGATTTGAACTTTGTTGAGGCGACAGAAGTCCAGGAGAAACTCATTCCGGTTGTGCTTGCTGGTCGTGACTTGGTGGGAGAGTCCAAAACAGGTTCAGGGAAAACACACACTTTCTTACTGCCGATTTTTCAAAAACTAGATGAAGGCACAGATAGTGTTCAGGTCGTTATTACAGCTCCTAGTCGTGAGTTGGCTAGGCAGATTTATCAGGCTGCACGCCAAATTGCTGCTTTTTCTGATAAGGAAATTCGAGTTGCTAACTATGTCGGTGGAACTGATAAAAATCGTCAGATTGGGAAATTGAGTTCCAGTCAACCACATATTGTCATTGGCACACCAGGACGCATTTATGATTTGGTCGAATCAGGTGACTTAGCCATTCATAAGGCGAATACCTTTGTAGTAGATGAAGCAGATATGACCTTGGATATGGGCTTTTTAGAAACAGTGGATAAGATTGCGTCCAGTTTGCCGAAGGATTTGCAATTTCTGGTCTTCTCTGCGACCATTCCGCAAAAATTGCAGCCATTTTTAAAAAAATATCTATCTAACCCGGTCATTGAGCAAATCAAAACCAAAACGGTTATTTCAGATACCATTGAAAATTGGCTGATTTCAACAAAAGGACGTGATAAGAATGCGCAGATTTATGAAATCACACAGCTCCTACAGCCTTATCTAGCTATGATTTTTGTCAATACTAAGACACGAGCGGATGAATTGCATAGCTATTTGACAGCGCAAGGTCTCAAGGTGGCAAAGATTCATGGGGATATTGCACCGCGGGAGCGAAAACGGATTATGAATCAGGTGAAGAACCTAGATTTTGAATACATTGTTGCGACAGATTTAGCTGCGCGGGGAATTGATATTGAAGGCGTTAGTCATGTCATCAATGATGCGATTCCGCAAGATTTGTCCTTCTTCGTTCACCGAGTGGGACGAACTGGCAGAAATGGTCTATCGGGAACAGCCATTACACTTTATCAACCGAGCGATGATTCAGATATTCGTGAGCTGGAAAAATTGGGCATTCACTTCATTCCCAAGATGATTAAAAACGGAGAATTTCAAGATACCTATGACCGCGATCGTCGTGCCAATCGTGAAAAAACGCAGGAAAAATTGGACACGGAAATGATTGGTCTGGTTAAAAAGAGAAAGAAGAAAATCAAACCGGGCTATAAGAAAAAAATCCAGTGGGCTGTCAATGAAAAACGCCGAAAAACGAAGCGAGCTAAAAATCGCACACGCGGTCGTGCAGAAAGAAAAGCGAAACGTCAAAGTTTTTAG
- a CDS encoding glycosyltransferase family 4 protein, with protein sequence MLMIPFPLKFILVLLGTFFIGVILTPLVRLLAFKIGAVDYPNARRINKKPMPSSGGLAIVIAFSVATLVFMPMIVQATFHGKGYFDYIWPVVLGGGIIALTGLIDDVKELKPLAKMSGIVLAASLIWLLTDFRLNHFKIPFGGPLLHFAPWLSFILTVIWIISITNAVNLIDGLDGLVSGVSIISLVTMGIVSYFFLPDHNVFLTLTIFVLVMSIAGFFPYNYHPAIIYLGDTGALFIGFMIAVLSLQGLKNATAVAVITPMIILGVPITDTFLAIVRRTLSGQKFYTPDKRHLHHRLLSLGLTHRGTVLVIYGISMIFAMISLLLNVSSRIGGTLLIIGLLFGVELLVELIGVLGPNRTPLLNILRFIGNSAYREEIRTKFRNRKKK encoded by the coding sequence ATGCTTATGATTCCCTTCCCTTTAAAATTCATTTTGGTGTTGCTTGGAACCTTTTTCATCGGTGTGATTCTCACGCCTTTGGTGCGTCTATTGGCATTTAAGATAGGTGCGGTTGATTATCCAAATGCACGAAGAATCAACAAAAAGCCGATGCCAAGCAGCGGCGGTTTAGCTATTGTCATTGCTTTTTCGGTTGCTACACTTGTTTTTATGCCGATGATTGTGCAAGCGACCTTTCATGGAAAGGGTTATTTTGATTATATTTGGCCGGTTGTCTTAGGAGGCGGCATCATTGCTTTAACAGGGCTTATTGATGATGTGAAAGAGTTGAAGCCTTTAGCAAAGATGTCAGGAATTGTGTTGGCTGCCAGTTTGATTTGGCTATTGACGGATTTCCGTTTGAATCATTTTAAAATCCCTTTTGGTGGGCCGCTGCTGCACTTTGCTCCTTGGTTGTCTTTTATTTTGACGGTTATCTGGATTATTTCGATTACCAATGCCGTTAATTTGATTGACGGGTTGGACGGATTAGTGAGTGGTGTATCCATTATTTCGCTGGTGACAATGGGGATTGTTTCCTACTTTTTCTTGCCAGATCACAATGTCTTTCTAACCTTAACTATTTTTGTCTTGGTCATGTCTATTGCAGGCTTTTTCCCTTATAATTATCATCCAGCTATTATTTATCTAGGAGATACAGGAGCGCTGTTTATCGGTTTTATGATTGCAGTTTTATCACTTCAAGGTTTGAAGAATGCGACAGCTGTCGCTGTGATTACTCCGATGATTATTCTGGGTGTGCCGATTACAGATACCTTTTTAGCGATTGTCCGTCGAACTTTATCTGGGCAAAAGTTTTACACACCAGACAAGCGACATCTTCATCATCGGCTGTTATCCTTGGGCTTAACACATCGTGGGACAGTCTTGGTTATTTATGGCATTTCTATGATTTTTGCCATGATTTCTCTTTTGCTAAATGTTTCGAGCCGTATCGGTGGGACACTGTTAATTATTGGACTACTTTTTGGAGTGGAACTTTTGGTAGAACTAATTGGTGTTCTGGGTCCGAATCGAACACCATTGCTCAATATCCTTCGTTTTATCGGAAATTCTGCTTATCGGGAAGAAATCCGGACAAAGTTCAGAAATAGAAAAAAGAAGTAG
- the mecA gene encoding adaptor protein MecA, translating into MEMKQISDTTIKITIKLEDLEERGMEMADFLVPQEKTEEFFYAILDELEMPESFLDSGMLSFRVTPKPDRLDVFVTKSKIDKNLNFDDLADLPDVEELSQMSPDEFLKTLEKNIFEKSKDDMEAVRSLETAEADDNTSTSDMESEENSDELTQKYIYYILKFSSLKEAIVFSKTVDYAVNTSELYKMDDRYYLTILVDIEGRPKRYPAWLLALMREHAEDTDVTRAVLQEHGYLLLVNEAVASLKKVKCL; encoded by the coding sequence ATGGAAATGAAGCAAATTAGTGATACAACGATTAAAATCACAATAAAATTAGAGGATTTAGAGGAACGTGGGATGGAAATGGCAGATTTTCTCGTTCCACAAGAAAAGACAGAGGAATTTTTCTATGCGATTTTAGATGAGTTGGAAATGCCAGAGAGCTTTTTAGATAGTGGCATGCTCAGTTTTCGTGTGACACCAAAGCCCGACCGATTGGATGTCTTTGTCACCAAGTCTAAGATTGATAAGAATTTGAACTTCGATGATTTGGCAGATTTGCCAGATGTAGAAGAGTTGTCTCAAATGTCTCCTGATGAATTTTTAAAGACATTAGAAAAAAATATTTTTGAGAAAAGTAAAGACGATATGGAGGCTGTTCGTTCTTTGGAAACGGCGGAAGCAGACGATAACACAAGCACTTCTGATATGGAGTCAGAGGAAAATAGTGACGAACTAACGCAGAAATATATTTATTACATTTTGAAATTTTCCAGCCTGAAAGAAGCAATTGTTTTTTCTAAGACAGTAGATTATGCTGTCAATACTTCGGAGTTGTACAAAATGGACGACCGCTATTATTTGACAATCTTGGTTGATATTGAAGGGCGTCCAAAGCGTTATCCAGCTTGGCTCCTGGCTTTGATGCGTGAACATGCAGAAGATACGGATGTGACAAGAGCTGTTTTGCAAGAGCACGGTTACTTATTGCTTGTCAACGAGGCGGTTGCCAGTCTTAAAAAGGTTAAATGCTTATGA
- a CDS encoding amino acid ABC transporter permease: MIVTTAILTSNWYQELVQKIPDGQLFSWRSVFDGLPRIIEKLPTTLLLTLGGAFFGLILALIFSVVKINRVKILYPLQAFFVSFLRGTPVLVQLMLTYYGIPLLLKAINLRFGTGLNINAIPAYLFAIVAFAFNEAAYASETIRAAILSVDSGEIEAARSLGMTNGQVYCRVIIPNAAVVATPTLINSLIGLTKGTSLAFSAGVVEIFAQAQILGGADYRYFERFISVALVYWGVNIVIEAFGRFIEKKMAIEAPDNLNPQIQAKGDVR, translated from the coding sequence ATGATTGTTACAACAGCGATTTTAACCTCTAATTGGTATCAAGAATTGGTTCAAAAGATTCCAGACGGACAGCTTTTTAGCTGGCGCTCTGTGTTTGACGGACTACCAAGAATTATCGAAAAATTACCAACAACACTACTACTGACCTTAGGAGGAGCTTTTTTTGGCTTGATTTTGGCTCTCATTTTTTCTGTTGTCAAAATCAACCGTGTGAAAATTTTGTATCCTCTGCAGGCCTTTTTTGTTAGTTTTTTGCGAGGGACACCAGTGCTTGTTCAGCTCATGCTGACTTATTATGGGATTCCTTTGCTTCTGAAGGCCATCAACTTGCGATTCGGTACGGGTCTGAATATCAATGCTATTCCAGCCTATCTATTTGCCATTGTAGCTTTTGCCTTTAATGAAGCAGCTTACGCCAGTGAAACTATTCGAGCAGCGATTTTATCAGTGGATTCTGGAGAGATTGAAGCGGCTCGTAGTTTGGGAATGACAAATGGGCAGGTTTACTGTCGTGTTATTATTCCCAATGCCGCAGTGGTTGCCACACCGACCTTGATTAACTCTTTGATTGGCTTGACCAAAGGAACTTCCTTGGCTTTCAGTGCAGGAGTTGTTGAGATTTTTGCTCAAGCGCAGATTTTGGGTGGTGCAGATTACCGTTACTTCGAGCGCTTTATCTCGGTTGCTCTTGTCTATTGGGGCGTGAATATTGTAATTGAAGCATTTGGGCGGTTTATCGAAAAGAAAATGGCGATTGAAGCGCCTGATAATCTCAATCCACAAATACAGGCGAAAGGAGATGTTCGATAA
- the sufD gene encoding Fe-S cluster assembly protein SufD produces MTKETIKHFSQMHAEPEWLANLRQAAFDKIDKLELPVIERVKFHRWNLGDGTLSESEVLANVPDFTALNDHLTLVQVGTQTVLEQLPAELAEQGVIFTDFYTALEEIPEIMEKYFMSSVKYDEDKLAAYHTAYFNSGAVLYIPDNVEINQPIEGIFYQDSESDVPFNKHILIIAGKHSKFTYLERLETYGSGTVPVTANITVEVIAQAGAQIKFSAIDRLGENVTAYISRRGKLDDDSMIDWAIGVMNEGNVIADFDSDLFGRGSHADMKVVALSRGRQIQGIDSRVTNYGCNSIGNILQHGVILEKGTLTFNGIGHIIKGAKGADAQQESRVLMLSDKARSDANPILLIDENDVTAGHAASIGQVDPEDMYYLMSRGLDKATAERLVVRGFLGSVIVEIPVKEVRAEMIENIDEILAKK; encoded by the coding sequence ATGACAAAAGAAACCATTAAACATTTTTCACAAATGCATGCGGAGCCTGAATGGTTGGCAAATCTCCGTCAAGCTGCCTTTGATAAAATAGATAAGTTGGAACTGCCTGTTATTGAGCGGGTGAAATTTCACCGCTGGAATTTGGGAGACGGCACGCTGTCAGAAAGTGAGGTTCTTGCAAATGTGCCTGATTTTACAGCACTGAATGACCATTTGACATTGGTTCAGGTTGGAACACAGACTGTTTTAGAGCAATTGCCGGCTGAACTAGCGGAGCAAGGAGTTATCTTTACAGACTTTTACACTGCTCTTGAGGAAATTCCAGAAATCATGGAAAAGTATTTTATGTCTTCAGTTAAATATGATGAAGATAAGCTGGCAGCCTACCATACAGCTTATTTCAATAGTGGAGCGGTGCTCTATATTCCAGATAATGTTGAAATCAATCAGCCCATTGAAGGCATTTTTTACCAAGATAGTGAAAGTGATGTGCCATTTAACAAGCATATCCTGATTATCGCAGGGAAGCATTCCAAGTTTACCTATTTGGAGCGTCTGGAGACCTATGGCTCTGGGACTGTTCCCGTGACTGCTAATATCACGGTGGAAGTGATTGCACAGGCTGGTGCTCAGATTAAGTTTTCAGCTATTGACCGACTAGGAGAAAATGTGACCGCTTATATTAGTCGTCGGGGTAAGTTGGACGATGATTCAATGATTGACTGGGCAATCGGGGTCATGAATGAAGGGAATGTGATTGCTGATTTTGACAGTGATTTGTTTGGTCGTGGCAGTCATGCGGATATGAAAGTGGTGGCTCTCTCTCGTGGTAGACAGATACAAGGGATTGACAGTCGTGTCACCAACTACGGTTGCAATTCGATTGGTAATATCCTCCAACATGGAGTGATTTTGGAAAAGGGAACGTTGACTTTTAACGGAATTGGTCACATTATCAAGGGAGCTAAGGGGGCAGATGCGCAACAGGAAAGTCGAGTGCTCATGTTGTCTGACAAAGCACGTTCAGATGCTAATCCTATTCTTTTGATTGATGAAAATGATGTGACAGCAGGGCATGCGGCGTCTATCGGTCAGGTAGATCCAGAAGATATGTACTATCTCATGAGTCGGGGACTGGATAAGGCAACTGCAGAACGATTGGTCGTGCGTGGATTCTTAGGCTCTGTTATCGTTGAAATTCCAGTCAAAGAAGTGCGTGCTGAGATGATTGAAAATATTGATGAAATTTTGGCTAAGAAATAA
- the sufC gene encoding Fe-S cluster assembly ATPase SufC, translating into MSVLEIKDLHVEIEGKEILKGVNLTLKTGEVAAIMGPNGTGKSTLSAAIMGNPNYEVTEGEVLFDGVNILELDVDERARMGLFLAMQYPSEIPGITNAEFLRAAMNAGKEDDEKISVRDFIMKLDEKMELLNMKEEMAERYLNEGFSGGEKKRNEILQLLMLEPTFALLDEIDSGLDIDALKVVSKGVNAMRGEHFGAMIITHYQRLLNYITPDVVHIMMDGRVVASGGPKLAVRLEQEGYAKLAEELGFDYQEEV; encoded by the coding sequence ATGTCTGTGTTAGAAATCAAAGACCTCCATGTAGAAATTGAAGGAAAGGAAATTTTAAAAGGAGTTAATCTGACTCTTAAAACAGGAGAAGTAGCCGCCATTATGGGGCCAAACGGTACGGGAAAATCCACCTTATCAGCAGCGATTATGGGAAATCCAAATTACGAGGTAACCGAGGGAGAAGTTCTCTTTGACGGTGTCAATATTTTAGAATTGGATGTGGACGAACGAGCTCGCATGGGGCTTTTTCTTGCTATGCAGTATCCAAGTGAAATTCCAGGCATTACCAATGCAGAATTTCTGCGTGCAGCTATGAATGCAGGTAAAGAAGACGACGAAAAAATTTCTGTTCGTGATTTCATCATGAAATTGGACGAAAAAATGGAACTACTCAATATGAAAGAGGAAATGGCAGAACGTTATCTGAATGAAGGTTTTTCTGGCGGTGAAAAGAAACGCAATGAAATCTTGCAATTGTTGATGCTAGAGCCAACTTTTGCGCTACTGGATGAAATTGACTCTGGACTAGATATTGATGCGTTGAAAGTGGTGTCTAAGGGCGTCAATGCTATGCGTGGTGAACATTTTGGTGCTATGATTATTACGCACTATCAACGTCTGTTGAATTATATTACGCCTGATGTGGTCCATATCATGATGGATGGGCGTGTAGTTGCTTCTGGTGGTCCGAAATTAGCTGTTCGTTTGGAGCAGGAAGGTTATGCCAAATTGGCTGAAGAACTTGGTTTTGATTACCAAGAAGAAGTCTAG
- a CDS encoding amino acid ABC transporter ATP-binding protein — MIRISNFSKSFSGQMVLNNLSLEIQKGEVVALIGSSGAGKSTFLRSLNYLEQPDSGTIAIDDFTVDFSKISKEEILTLRRKLAMVFQQFNLFERRTALDNVKEGLLVVKKFSDQEATNLAKEELAKVGLSDRENHYPRHLSGGQKQRVALARALAMKPDVLLLDEPTSALDPELVGEVETSIADAAKAGQTMILVSHDMSFVSQVADKVLFLDKGHIIETGTPDEIMNHSKEERTKEFFASYKRTYI; from the coding sequence ATGATTCGTATTTCAAATTTCAGCAAATCCTTTTCTGGACAAATGGTTTTAAACAATCTTAGTTTAGAGATTCAAAAAGGAGAAGTGGTTGCTTTAATTGGTTCATCTGGTGCGGGGAAATCCACTTTCTTACGCAGTTTGAATTATCTGGAACAGCCAGACAGCGGCACGATTGCCATTGATGATTTTACTGTTGATTTTTCTAAGATTAGCAAGGAAGAAATCCTAACCTTGCGACGAAAGTTAGCTATGGTGTTTCAGCAGTTTAATCTCTTTGAGCGTCGGACGGCTTTGGACAATGTCAAAGAAGGTTTATTGGTTGTAAAAAAATTCTCAGACCAAGAAGCGACGAATCTTGCCAAAGAAGAACTAGCAAAAGTTGGTCTGTCAGATCGTGAAAATCACTATCCTCGTCATCTGTCAGGTGGACAAAAACAACGTGTCGCTTTGGCGCGTGCACTTGCGATGAAGCCAGATGTTCTGCTTTTAGACGAGCCAACATCAGCGCTTGATCCTGAACTAGTAGGGGAAGTTGAAACATCTATTGCAGATGCAGCCAAGGCTGGTCAGACCATGATTTTAGTCAGCCATGACATGTCTTTTGTGTCTCAAGTGGCAGACAAGGTACTCTTTTTAGATAAGGGACACATTATCGAAACAGGCACTCCTGATGAAATAATGAACCACTCTAAAG
- the pbp3 gene encoding D-alanyl-D-alanine carboxypeptidase PBP3 — protein sequence MKKFIITLVTTLLIFLAPTVLADNFAVGAKHAIAVDAATGKILYEKDANQPVEIASITKLLTAYLVYEAIHQGKFTLQTPVDISDYPYQLTVNPDVSNVPLEARRYTIEELLETSLIASANSPAIALAEKVAGSEKKFVDLMKAKLQQWGIKDATIVNASGLNNSVLGEEHIYPGSGKEDENKMSAHDIAIVARRLILDYPEVLEITKKATSNFAGITLTSSNHMLKDMPAFRAGVDGLKTGSSDKGGTSFVGTIQQRGMRLITVLLNVDHADEDENARFTATSRFMTYIYQQFTVQTLVKKGEAYNKSSARVINGQKDEVTAVASEKLTIVRRYNHKKPTVHFTTDKNGYPTPLKKGVVVGKLTYTDNDLIGKGYLDKKPPTISMLSAKKIGRPFFLKSWWNEFVQYVNEKL from the coding sequence ATGAAAAAATTTATTATTACTCTTGTAACGACTCTCTTGATCTTCCTAGCTCCTACAGTTTTAGCGGACAACTTTGCAGTAGGTGCTAAGCATGCTATTGCAGTTGATGCTGCAACTGGAAAAATCTTATATGAAAAAGATGCTAATCAGCCAGTTGAAATTGCTTCTATTACTAAACTACTAACAGCCTATTTAGTCTATGAAGCCATTCATCAAGGAAAGTTCACTCTACAAACCCCAGTGGATATTTCTGACTATCCTTATCAACTAACCGTTAATCCAGATGTCAGTAACGTTCCGTTGGAAGCAAGACGGTACACTATCGAAGAACTATTAGAAACTTCCTTAATAGCCAGTGCCAATAGCCCAGCGATTGCTTTGGCTGAGAAGGTCGCAGGTAGTGAGAAAAAATTTGTGGATTTGATGAAAGCTAAATTGCAACAATGGGGAATCAAAGATGCTACTATCGTCAATGCTTCTGGGCTGAATAATTCTGTTTTAGGAGAGGAACATATTTATCCTGGTTCAGGAAAAGAAGACGAAAATAAAATGAGCGCCCACGATATTGCAATTGTTGCTCGTCGTTTAATTCTTGATTACCCAGAAGTTTTAGAAATTACCAAAAAAGCTACATCTAACTTTGCAGGTATAACGCTTACATCATCCAATCATATGCTTAAAGATATGCCGGCTTTTCGAGCTGGAGTGGATGGTCTAAAAACTGGTTCTTCTGATAAAGGAGGAACTTCCTTTGTCGGAACAATCCAGCAGAGAGGCATGCGTTTGATTACGGTTCTCCTCAATGTTGATCATGCAGATGAGGATGAGAATGCCCGCTTTACGGCTACCTCTAGATTTATGACCTATATTTATCAACAATTCACAGTCCAAACTCTTGTGAAAAAAGGTGAAGCCTACAATAAAAGCTCTGCCCGCGTCATTAACGGGCAAAAAGATGAAGTCACTGCTGTTGCTAGTGAAAAACTCACCATTGTGCGGAGATACAATCATAAAAAACCGACTGTTCATTTTACAACTGATAAAAACGGTTATCCCACTCCTTTAAAAAAGGGTGTCGTTGTTGGGAAATTGACCTATACTGATAATGATTTGATTGGAAAAGGCTATCTTGACAAGAAACCACCAACTATTTCCATGCTTTCAGCAAAGAAAATTGGTCGTCCTTTCTTCCTCAAATCATGGTGGAATGAATTCGTACAATATGTCAATGAAAAATTATAA